One [Limnothrix rosea] IAM M-220 DNA segment encodes these proteins:
- the rpe gene encoding ribulose-phosphate 3-epimerase → MTDKKIAISPSILSADFSRLGEEIKAVDEAGADWIHVDVMDGRFVPNITIGPLIVEAIRPYTKKPLDVHLMIVEPEKYVANFAKAGADIISVHAEHTASPHLHRTLCQIRELGKKSGVVLNPSTPLDIIEHVLDVCDLILIMSVNPGFGGQSFIPSMVSKIQKLRAMCDERGLDPWIEVDGGIKPNNAWQVIDAGANAIVAGSAVFKADDYATAIEGIRNSKKPEAVAA, encoded by the coding sequence ATGACCGATAAAAAAATTGCTATTTCTCCATCTATTTTGTCCGCTGACTTTAGCCGTCTCGGAGAAGAAATCAAAGCTGTAGACGAAGCTGGCGCAGACTGGATCCACGTTGATGTCATGGATGGTCGTTTCGTTCCCAACATCACCATTGGCCCCTTAATCGTTGAGGCAATTCGCCCCTACACCAAAAAGCCCCTAGACGTACACCTGATGATCGTTGAACCCGAAAAGTACGTCGCGAATTTTGCAAAAGCTGGCGCTGATATTATTTCTGTCCACGCTGAGCACACAGCTTCTCCTCACCTCCACCGCACCCTCTGCCAAATCCGTGAATTAGGCAAAAAGTCTGGCGTTGTCCTCAATCCCTCTACTCCCCTCGACATCATTGAGCATGTGCTTGATGTGTGTGACCTCATTCTCATCATGAGTGTGAACCCCGGTTTTGGCGGTCAGAGCTTCATCCCTTCCATGGTTTCGAAGATCCAAAAGCTCCGCGCTATGTGTGATGAGCGTGGTCTTGATCCTTGGATCGAAGTTGACGGCGGCATCAAGCCCAACAATGCATGGCAAGTGATTGATGCTGGTGCTAATGCAATTGTGGCTGGCTCTGCAGTATTCAAAGCTGACGACTACGCAACTGCTATTGAAGGCATCCGTAATAGCAAGAAGCCTGAAGCTGTTGCAGCATAG
- a CDS encoding ABC transporter permease, which produces MSQSIVKTDTIFSPDANLEAEPSGNFANFVQETTALTKRLVIQLQRRPSTLIAGIVQPFMWLVLFGALFYKAPQGLFGNDINYAQFLAPGIIVFTAFSGALNAGLPVMFDREFGFLNRLLVAPLSTRYSIVAASTVYIMGLTLIQTAVIVGASALLGAGLPSLAGLGAIALVVFLIVLSVTALSLGLAFALPGHIELIAVIFVTNLPLLFASTALAPLDFMANWLQIVASLNPLTYAIEPIRYLYMNADWSLNSVVFSSPWADLNFTAVLGLLTVFSAIALTLIQPLLKRRLG; this is translated from the coding sequence ATGAGTCAATCAATTGTGAAGACAGACACTATATTTTCGCCGGATGCCAATCTTGAAGCTGAGCCGAGTGGTAATTTTGCGAACTTCGTACAGGAAACAACTGCTCTCACGAAGCGTTTAGTTATTCAGCTGCAGCGTCGTCCATCTACTTTGATCGCGGGAATTGTGCAGCCGTTTATGTGGTTGGTGCTTTTCGGGGCACTTTTTTATAAGGCTCCGCAGGGATTGTTTGGTAATGATATTAATTATGCTCAGTTTCTCGCGCCGGGGATTATTGTGTTTACGGCTTTTTCGGGGGCATTAAATGCTGGTTTGCCGGTGATGTTTGACCGTGAGTTTGGTTTTTTGAATCGCCTTTTAGTCGCGCCTCTCTCTACGCGTTACTCGATTGTTGCGGCTTCGACGGTTTATATTATGGGGCTGACGTTAATTCAAACAGCGGTGATTGTTGGGGCGAGTGCTTTGCTGGGTGCGGGTTTACCTTCTCTCGCTGGTTTGGGGGCGATCGCCTTAGTTGTTTTTCTGATTGTCCTCAGCGTTACGGCTTTGAGTCTAGGTCTTGCTTTCGCCCTGCCGGGACATATTGAATTAATCGCTGTAATTTTCGTGACAAATTTGCCTTTGCTTTTTGCGAGTACTGCCCTTGCACCTCTGGATTTTATGGCAAACTGGCTGCAAATTGTCGCTAGCCTAAATCCTCTCACCTATGCGATCGAACCAATTCGCTATTTATATATGAACGCTGACTGGTCTTTAAATAGTGTGGTGTTTAGTTCCCCTTGGGCGGATTTGAACTTTACGGCAGTGCTTGGTCTTCTAACTGTATTTAGCGCGATCGCCCTAACGTTGATTCAGCCATTATTAAAGCGTCGCTTGGGTTAA